The genome window AAGGCAACCTTgagaatcaaagcaaaacaaaacaaaacaatacctggttttgaaaaaaaaaatcaaagtagccTGTTTTCATCAACTTAACATGTTAACAACTTCTTGTATTTAataattttctataattaaaGAGGGCTTTTTTAACCCCTGAAGCTGATGATTCTCCTGCCCTGGCATCATGCACACTGCAACTAAAGAAATAAGCTGCGTTATACtgcaattttccatttctttttgtgtgaTCTTCCAGTCTCTTTATGTGTGATATTCTGATCAATATATTTCTCTTCCTAATGTTACTCGTGTATCTCCAACTCTGTTAAATACAGTCAACAGAACAAATAATTATAATCAGTGGGGACACATCTTCCTATTGCTGATGCCAACCTGATCATTTTTCTATCGACAGGCACATTGAAATCCTCTCCTCTCTTGCAGTTGATGGATCAAATAAATGACACTGTAATTTTTGAGTTTGTGTTGCTGGGACTCTCCAGTTCCTGGAAAACTACAGTTTTTCTCATATCCACTTTTTCTTTGCTCTATTTAAGCATCATTTTGGGAAatcttttcattgtctttttggTAATTACTGACACCCATTTACAGTCCCCTATGTACTTTCTTCTGGCCAATCTGTCTGTCATTGATGTTGGACTTTCCTCTACCACTGTTCCCAAGATGATCTCAGATCTTCTGAAAGAACGCAAAGTAATTTCTTTCCACAGTTGCATGACTCAGATCTGTTTTATTCACATTATGGGAGGAGTAGAGATGGTGTTGCTCATAGCCATGGCATTTGACAGGTACACAGCCATCTGTAAGCCTCTGCACTACTTGAGCATCATGAACCCTAAAATATGCGTTTCATTTGTAATCGCTGGCTGGGTCACTGGTGTGATCCATGCCCTGTCCCAGTTCTCTTTTGTGATAAACCTGCCTTTTTGTGGCCCTAACAAAGTAGACAGCTTTTATTGTGACTTCCCTCGGATCATACAACTCGCATGCACTGATGGAGACAAGTTTGAGTTTGTTGTTGCAGCCAACAGTGGCTTCATGAGCATGGGaaccttcttcctgcttctcctctccTATGTCTTCATTTTGGTCACAGTCTGGAAAAGGTCTTCAGGGGACTTGTCAAAGGCACTTGTCACTCTGTCTGCACACATCACTGTGGTTGTTCTTTTTTTCACTCCATGCATGTTTCTCTATGTGTGGCCCTTCCCCACATCCTCAGTTGACAAATACCTGTTTATTGTTGACTTTGCTGTCACCCCTGCCTTGAATCCTGTCATCTATGCATTAAGGAACAAAGATATGAAAGAAGCCATAAAAAATCTGAGCAAGCAGAGATGTTACATCAGATTTTTCTGACCAGATCTGTCATTAGAGTCTGTTTATGAATGCGTAAATCTGGATTTTCCTGCTCATTGGACATCTTTATAATCATGTTATTCAGGCCAGAGTTGACATGAAATCTACCTCACTGAACAAATATATGTTACTTTTGCAGACTTACTAACAGATTTTACAACTGTAGGAAACAGGAATCTATCACAATATAAGATATTACAAAAAGATAGTAATGCTAttaaagaataatattttatactttagATCACAATCATTTTGACATAAGAAATAACATAAtgacattccttctgtttcccgTGTgcttcacaaaaaaataaataaataacaacctgTTCATTTATTTTGGCAAATGTCACATCCAACAGTTAGATGCAGAGAAGCAATAGCTCTATTTAGTTACTTAGCTCAAAGCCCCTCCAAAAAAAACCTAAGACATAATCTGCTTACAGATAATTTATTTGGAAACTGATTTTCAGAGGAATCAATAAGAGAGCAGAGATGAGAATAGAGAAGTTAAATATTATTGTGGTGATACACATAACTTGGTTTCAGGAacacagaagtaaagaaaatggaACAGTACTTACTATTCATGGGAAAACATGGAGATTGCTCAATGATTTTCAAACAAGTTGACCAAACAATTCAGGAACCCcattatttgatgtgtgtgtgtgtgtgtgtgtgtgtgtgtgtgtgtgtgtgtgtgtgtgtgtgtctaatcaAATAAGTATAGGTATCTATTAGTATCTCTATAGGTATCAAATAGGTATTTACATGCACGTGATTGAatttctattcacaatagccaagaaactGATACAACCCAAATGTCTATCAACTAATTAATGGATATATAAAATGTGATCATATGGAAAATGGAATAAGTCATAAAAGCAATGACATCTCTCATTTGTGTTAAAGTATCTAAAACTTGAGATCATGTGTAGAATAAACAAGCCACAGGGAAACAAGTTTCACATGATTATATTCATATGTGAAACTTTTTAAAGTTGGTCTCTAAATTCAAGGCAAAATTGTGGTTACTAGAGGCTGAGATTAGTAGTGATGGAAGGCTGGGATATCAAGTTATATTTGAACAGAATAATGTTCCATTTTGCTGTTTTACATTGGAGCTCTACAAAAAAAGggttatgtattttatatttcaaaaaatcCAGAGACAAAGATGGTAAAtgatttatcaaaaataaataagtgtttgAAGAGATAAATATGTTTGATATAAGTATACATTTATTAAAGTATTATATGTCATccaataaataattataatttctaGTTCTTTATGTGTTGCATAAAATTGCAAGAGAAACATCAAATAAATTCTTGCTTCCATATTGGTATATTGTTTAAATAcaaaatctgattttaaaaagtataaccTGATTAATAAATAAGCTTACTAGGAGTGACTTAAGCAGAGTTGAATGGCTTATGTccatttgttttcaaagaaatcaCCATCCATTCCTATTAAAAGCAGAGACCAAAAACAAACACTGAGAAACTATGTGTTGGGTACATATCATCTTTCCTTATATTAAAACAATATGAATTCTCAACCAAAGTCCACACAACCATGATAAGAGAGGCTTCACTTCACTGTAGTatgctgaataaaataaaaaatatagtagTCTGCTGGGAAATGCTAGTATCTTTGACTAGGAATGTattaacatatatttattataaatatttctttaaaaagttttctcCATGTTATACCTCATCCAGGTCAAACTGTTCAATATACTGTTGTACTCATTTTACCCATTTATGTGTGAAAATATAGAATGCATTTCACTGTAGAGTcttttggatattttattttttaatgttttctctgttattaaacatatattcttttctcatacaataaaatatgaatacaatTTCCCCTTATTCTACTCCTCaaagttcctccccaccttctcACTCATTCATATGcacttctttctgcctctgcttagaaaagaataggcttctaagggataacaacaaaacattataaaatgaaaaacaagacaaaacaaaaccgtcatatcaaagttggacgaGATAagccaatagaaaaataaaaaagccccAATAGCAGGCACGTGAATCAGAGACCAATTCATCCACActtttaggagtcccataaaagtgctaaaaaaaaaaaaagctattgtaTATATGCAGGGGGCATGGTGCAGACCTGTGTGGGCctatgattgctgcttcagtgtcTGACTTcacatgagctttgctcagtaGATTTAGCAGGCtttgttctcctgatgtcctccatACTCTGTGTCTTCCCtattcctgtctcctcttcattGAGTTTCGTGagtgctgggggctggggagatttgatggagacatctcctttagagctgtgtgttctaaGGTTTCTCCCAGTGAGTAATGTCTGGCTGTTGTTGCCGTATTTGTCCTCATCTACTACAGGAGGAAGtatctctgatgatggttgaataaagcactaatctatgagtacagcagaatatcactagTGGTCATTTGTTGTTACTTTCCACAGAACTAGGTTTCCATACCGCCCCTCAAATGCCCTTTGATTTTAGCTATCTCTCCCCTTATTCCCTCCCTCAAACCCGGTTACCCTATACTTCCCACCTGATCCTCCAGCTCTCATCCATCCCCAAGCCCATGAGCATGGCAGATCTTCCCatattctgatatcttcaatttctttcttcaaagacttcatgtttttatcatacaagtctttcaatTGCTTGGTTCGAGTTACCCCAAGATGTTTTATAGTATTTAATTCTATTGTGAAAAGTAGGGTTTAATTCATATCTTTCTCAGtcccttttttatttgtatataggaaggctactgatttttgtgagttaattttgctTCCAGGTATTTCACTGGAAGCATTTaacagctgtaggagtttcctggtagaatttttaaggtcacttctgtatattattatatcatctgcaaataaagatacttaggtctctccctttccaatttgcatTCCCTTGATCTCCTATGCTGAGGACTGCATTTAAGATGGCTGAtgtgctgccagcagagattggagaaaaggggacccaAGATTGTGGACCATTAACCCTCTATGTGTTCCCCTCCAGATCTtcttagcatgcctctagagggccatGATAGAAATGCCTATGTGTCGCgaggtcatgctttatggcatgcacGTCATGTTCTCCTCCATATAATTATTTCTTGTAATATtaatctttttcttctgtctgatcttcatgttctgtgttcctagatcaatggtgatttctgagatacaggaaaggagtgaagtaaatttcacaggaaaatatacagagatgatcacttaggctggggttaaggcagttatgctgttcatggaaaagaacctgcagcctgcggaagctttttaggcttggataaactgtaccaaatgtgtggtcaactatagcacatggtatgatgtgtatcaacacactggacttaaattggccatgatgaataattcagtttctgaggatattccaagaACATTGTGTAAAACTTTAAACCCTAAGGGATATTGGCTGAAGACTatggattgtggtggtattgtgttccccaaaatattgtgcaccctaataaacttatctggggtcagagaacaggacagtcacaatattaaacatagtggataggcagtggtagcacacacctttaatcctagcattccagaggcagaaatccctctggatctctgtgagttcaaggccacattggaaacagccaggcttggagacacatgcctttaatcccaagaagtgagcctttaatcccagggagtgatgacaaaaccagaaagatatataaggtgtggagaccagaaactagaagcatttggctggttaagcatttgactgggtAAGCTTTCAGTTCatctgagacccatttggatgaggactcagaagcttccagtctgaggaaacaggatcagctgagaaactggcgaGGTGTGGTAGCTGTGgatggttctgcttctctgatcttccagcattcaccccaatacct of Peromyscus maniculatus bairdii isolate BWxNUB_F1_BW_parent chromosome 4, HU_Pman_BW_mat_3.1, whole genome shotgun sequence contains these proteins:
- the LOC102913568 gene encoding olfactory receptor 4F21-like — encoded protein: MDQINDTVIFEFVLLGLSSSWKTTVFLISTFSLLYLSIILGNLFIVFLVITDTHLQSPMYFLLANLSVIDVGLSSTTVPKMISDLLKERKVISFHSCMTQICFIHIMGGVEMVLLIAMAFDRYTAICKPLHYLSIMNPKICVSFVIAGWVTGVIHALSQFSFVINLPFCGPNKVDSFYCDFPRIIQLACTDGDKFEFVVAANSGFMSMGTFFLLLLSYVFILVTVWKRSSGDLSKALVTLSAHITVVVLFFTPCMFLYVWPFPTSSVDKYLFIVDFAVTPALNPVIYALRNKDMKEAIKNLSKQRCYIRFF